aatgaattttacAATATCAAGAGGAAAATAAACCACAAAGAAAAGTAATAAGCTAAATTTAGCAGCAGCTGAACAAATTTCTAAAATCCGGGCATTGGGGTGGCGGTTCAATCGACCTTAGGTAGTTAGTAGTAATCAATAGATGTTTGGAATCTATGAGAAAGACAAACCATAAATTGAGCAATTTTCTCTCAAATTTTCCTTTGTTTGGAGTTTTTTTTCAATGCCTTTGCTCTTACATCCACTTGGTGGATTGATTTTATCATCCTACCAAATTCCCACCTAAGGAAATCAAATTGACTCGCATTGCTCGGTTAGAATAGCTAGTCAAAGGCTAATTGGGCAAATTCCAAGTGGAGCTCTAGATAGTAGGTCGATCTCATGATTGGCTTTTCAATTTGAGTCTAGAGTTCAATTTTCTAACAAATAATGTTCAAAAGTTAGTCGTACACACACATGAAtgcaaaccctaaaccctaaacaactTTGAGCTTCAGACAAATGCACTTATTGAATCCGAAACATACAAACGAGCTATAAAAGATTTGTCCACACATACTTGGATCAGCTACGAACAGAATTTTTTTcccccagaattgattctaacaTTAGAATTAATTGCAGAAgagttttcaaacatgcactcgATCGAGAAAAGTTATAAACAATACTGATCTACAAGAATCTCATCATATATGATCCAATATCCATTTAATTAATCAAAACAAAACGATCAGAATTTCCAGCACTAAAGCAACAAGGGGTATTAAGAAACATTGACAGCCAGTCAGCCACAGCTAGCAGAAGAAACAGTcaattaaaaatgaaacaaaCCTAGCTAGCAGAAACAATTGAGCATAACGATTCAAAAGAAGCAATTGAGCGAAACATTTGGAATCAAGAAAGATTGgagatttgaattttttatatgaGAATAATTTTCAGTGGAAAAACTAATTCCacgaaaatatatttatttctaaGTATGATCATTTTCTGGATCCACATAAGAAACTCTATTAAACGGGCACTAATCCAATTCAACCCTTCACATCCGTTGGCTTTTTGGAATGTGAAAATGAGCTGTTGGGAGGGAACCAACAAAAAGACAGTCTAAATCAGTTGCAGACCAAATGACAAAATAACACACTTAATTAGCCACCCGTCAACAGAAACAGTGATGAGTTATATGCGCGATAAGTGATGAGCTCACTTACTTTTTCGTTCACTCTACGAGTTGATATGAATCCTTGAAATGCTGTGACAAAAATGGAATGGGGATTCACTTGAATTTGAAAGAAAATGTCAAAATTCCAACCTAGAATAcacttgaccaaaaaaaaaaattacaattaaaaTGTTATCAAACTGCTCAATTTTCAATGCATAAAATTGTCTCAATGCTATATAGGCAAAAATAAATCCTGAAGGGCATTGATTTGTCACATCAGTTTTTTATAGCATGCCAATATCAAGGAGCAACAACAACAGTTCGGCCAGCAACTTGGTCAAGATCCCTTCGACCGCTAGAAGTTATTCTCCTACCTCTGCAATAATATGAAGTGCATAAACAAGTTAGAATGCCATACATGACAAAAACTACTCTAAAAGTTTAAGATGTTGGTGAAGATACATAATTGGATTTCATATAATATCGCCAACAATTACGTGGTGAAAAAAATTCTGATATAAACAATGGGATAGAAATGATTGCTAGCTGCATTAAAGCTCTATACTCAAAGCAAAGACTGATGGAAGAATCAAGGAAACATAAGTAAGACTAGTGACATGTTTGGATTCACATTTAGATCTTGTAGAATCAATTCTGCTCCCACAAAAGTTAATGGGAGTAGCTTTTCCCAGAAATTTTTCTCCTTCCAACATGAAAATCCACTGTGTATCCAGACATGCACTAAGATCTAGTGTTGTTGTAGACTTTCAATCCTGTGGCTGTGTGTGTTGCTGTTGGTGTTGTGTGTGAGAAGTTATAAAATTATACatggaagaaaggaaaagatataTGTAGCACAATGTACCCTTTTGGTTCAACTTCAACAATGTTCATGTTTTGCAACTGTTGCAGAATGTGTCTGGCAATAGCACCACTGCTCTTGCAGAAATGTGGAGGACGGCTTCCATTCCTCTTGCTTCCACCATAGATCCTCCTGAAAGCACCAACGCCAAGACCTCCCCTCAAATAGATCTTTCTTGCCATGGAAGCTGTAACCAATATTTTATTGAACTAACTCAATCTaagagaaaattataaaaaaactatCTACTTCTCAAAAATATGAATGAAGTTTGTGTAGCACATGGTTTAAGAGTAAACTCACCAGCTCTAACATAATACCAGTCAGGATCATAGGGAGCCAGTTCCTTAAATTTTGCTGTTTTTACAATATCCGTCCACTCAGGAAGCTCCATCTGTTCATGTTCAAGAACAAGATAGAAACAACAATTAGAAGAGGCGCAAACACATTATTTAAGAGTTCTACATACAGAAATGTACTTTCAGCAACTACAGATCaaggaaattaaataattaaattaattcgCAGAAGCACCACATAATATCATGTGatgattgaaatattgattaGAAAACATTAACATCCCACATTGCACCTATGCCAGGTATCAGGTATGTAACCAAAGTTCCTCTTAAAACAGCTTGGGCAATCCCCCATTTCTTGCTCCAGCATTGGAGTTGAGTTAGACATAATATAATCTTAATTCTAATATGACATCTAAACCTATCTTAATATTCATGTTGTGTGGATTAAGATCCCAATTGCCCAAGCTACCACTTAAGATTCAGACAATCCTCCCCTGTGAACTAGTTATTGGGGTTGAGATAAGGTTCATTTTATAGTTGAAGGTGAAAGTCATCCAATACCTTATAAGCTACTATGACATAAAATTCTAGTTTATTCTACTATTAAAGTTCCAGCTATTCTAGTTTAACTGGTCTGCATATGACACTAAATTCTCAGCTTTTCCCACGTAGAACTACCCTTTGCACATTCCAAGTTCATAGAAAGACACATATGAGTAAACATCAACTCCACAGTCTTCCACTTATCCACATTACAAAGTTTATGTGAATTCTAGAACATAGTTTGTACAAAAGTTACATTATACGTTCATAATTCAAGCTAAAACAATTGGAGCCATGAGGATACAGAAATTCACCATACACAAAGTAAAATGCAACTTTTTTATGCATAAAAAATCTAAGCAACAAAAATGCAAAGAACCCAGATGAAATTAAGTGATATAAGATTGGAAAAATGGCACTAGCAGTACTTATAACAAGAAAAAATGGAAATTTAGATGACCCATTTGAGATGCATATTGTTCAATGAAACGAGTTCAAATTTTTTGTTGGAAGAAGGATGAGAAAGTGTTACCTTGCCAGAGCGCTTGAGATGAGAGGAGTAAGCCTTTACGAACTCGTGAGGAGACACATCCTTCACGGTCTTCGCGGTTGCCATGGCTGAATCAGATGGAAGCAACTCGATGCGGGAGAGATGAGAATTTTGCTGTTGGAAGTATATATATGAGTGAAAAAATTGGCTCAATTAGGGTTTTCTTCCATTGCTGTGCCCTTTCTGCTTAGACCCACATTGTGGTTGGGCTTTCGTGTGTTTAACTGTTCATCGTTTTGGGCCAATCCGAATCATAAAATAAACTCTTCTTTTTTTAATCTATATCAATTTTTTGGGTGTAGTTTGTTGTCTATAtggtaaatatatttaattatcatCTATATGCATATTCAAAAATTGAACTTAAACTAAATATATAAGGAGTTGAACTATCTATTAGTTGTGTTATACCTAAATGATCCATTAGTCAATATTTTCTTCTGTTGGTATAATTTTGAAACATTTAATGTGGCCAAAATCAACATATGTGACCAAATTTTCTCACGGTTTTTGTTTCTGGCCGGTAGAACTAATATGTAAAACGTGGTTTGTACTCTTAACTTTTAAGAGCCTAAAGGGAGTATTTTGCAAAAGTAAAGCAGCCGTTCCCAAATTTAAGTCACATAAAAAACTAGAAACCTTTTTTCTCTCTAGTTTGGCGCAGTGGCGACCAATTGCTGGAATAATATAATAAGTTTAGTTAAACTCAATTGAGGTTTCACATTTTGTGCCTTATAATTCATCATAGGTTAGCAATTGCACTTGTGTTACTATGACAGTGGGATAGTGACATTGACAGTGATGACAAGAGGAGTTGGAGATCCTAAAGGGTGGCGGTGACAACTGTGCTGTAAGTGACAACTGTGACATAGTAGGAATGATGACCTAGTTCACTTCTCTTAAATAATACATctcctttttaatttttaaatgaatCATTTTTAATTCATCTTAAAAAATTAGGTCCGgtaaatagaaaagaaaaaaatatgataatttCCAGAGATTGTCTATTTTACCCATAAAATTATAATACCATCTTAGTTGAATTAATATGATTTATAACATGTTCAAAAAGTATGATTtataacaatttaaataaataaatttacttCAACCTATTTATTTCAAATACAAATAGTATATCTAAATAGAGTTTTTTAGccacaaaaaaaaatagagttaTATACATGTAAATAAAAATATCTCATTCGCCAGGCTCTACCGCTTTGTGCGTTGATAGATTAATCTTGCAGCTACCGGTTGTGAGGATATCTTTCTCGTTTCCTAAGGTATTTATACAGTCAACAAAAACTTATTTCTCCaataaatcatttttcataCACCCCATTGAATCAAATCATTGTCTAAATGTTTAAGAAGTTCAGCTATTTGAAATTAGTTGGTGACTGAGAGATAccttgataaaaaaaagttgAGTTATTTAATAAGTAGATTAAACATCCAGGTGTTCCAATAATTATAAAAGAAATTGTGTTATGACttgtatatatttattttccaagggttaaaaaaaaagaattatataTGTATTTATTTATGCTATGTTATGGGACAAGAAATCCAAGAGCAGTGACCAAAAAATGATGGTTCCAAGTTGGTTAACCTGTGTGACGTTGATGTTTGTTCTCATAGATATCATCGAAGCCGTAGTGTAAAAACCAGAGTGTTGTGTTCCATCTTCGTTGTTTCCATCATCCATCATCCATCCCTAGCAGCTAGCACCACCTTCTCTTCATTCCCAACAACACTCTCATCATCGATCTCATCGCCCTTTCAAAACCCTTATATAACACGCCTTACCGACTTCAACCCCCAACCCAGAAATCTCGGTTTTTCATTCGTGGGGTTGGTTCAGAATGGCGTCGTCTTTCACTGTCCCTTGCCCCAAATGCCTCTCTTTTACCGGTTCTGGGTTGAACTCTCGGACCCCTCCGCCGCAGAACATGCAGATTCGGAGCGGGTTGGGGTTGAAGGAATCCGGGTCGTTTGGATCTTTGAGCCATGATTCAGCAGCACCAAATGGGATTCAGGTGTGTGGTTTTTGTCTAATGTGAATCTTggtttgaaatttgaatctGAATTGATAGTATTAGTACCACCATGTTGATTTCTTCTGATTTTGGATAGATGTCACTGGATGTGATGAATTGTTTTGAATGTGTGCTTGTATGCATGATGTTTGAGATGTTAATTGTGCACTAATTGTATGGTGAAAGTTCCAGAATGCTCAATTTGCCATTTCCCACTTGAAGGTTAGATAGTGATAGGGAGAAATGTGATTCAAGTTTTTGGGCTGAGTATTTATAGTTTGAGCATATAATTTGATTAGTTATTGTATATGTTCTCATTTTAACTATTATGTTATTTTCAGCATAAATTAGTAATACACACATCCCCTGCCAATGACTTTTCAGTGCTTAGTGTCCTTTACTTTTGTTgggaaaaaatacaaaattaaaaggaAACCTTTTGTTCCTTGAAATCCTATTTAATTTGAAGATTTCGTGCGTGTTTGGATACACCAAGGTGAAGCTGAATTCATGATGGACGGCCACAAAAGCTAAGAGAAGTTGCTTTTGTCCACCGTGTATTCAACATGTTGAGAGTATTTATGTTATGGAATTTGGAATTGGGTTTACATTTCTAGTTCTAATATCGAGATTTATAGTTTTGAATTCCTGGTGATTTTTACACACAAATAATATGCTCTATAAAGAACTTCTGTATTTATTTGATTTCCTGAAATGGGGATGGCTCAAATTTTCGTCTTGTTATAGCCAGATGAATTGTGTTATTTTCATTGTATTTGGTGGATCTGTTACCGCTGGTGCAGCCCACGATCATGTAGCGTGTAGTTTTCAGCCGTCAGTCTATAACGTGCTTAAAACTGGAGAAGTCCATAGTTTATCCATTAAAACAATTTCAGTTTGTGAATTGTATTCTGATTCAGCGAGTACTAGTAATGAAGTTAAACTTTGTCAGACGCTTGGAAGTTGGAAGCTATATTTTCTTTCTGATAATTTTTATGATTCCATTGTTATTGTTGTGTCCTGCAGGCCCTTAACAGAAAACAATATTCTGTCTGGAAGTTTCAAGCATTACCTAGTGAGGTTTGTTCACATTGAGTTTTACTCTGAACGAAAAAATGTCATCATCTCTAATCTTGCTTTACAAATTATTTCTCCGTAAGATTAATTAACAATAACCATAATTACATGATTTGTATGTTTTAGGCTGCTACAGTTGGAAATTCTTCAAATTCTGCTCCTGTACTGGTCAAAGAACCTAAAGTCGCTTCACTAGAAGAGAAAGATAATGGGAAACCCTCTGGTCCAAGCACTTCTACAGATGCATCTTCAATATCTGCTTTTATGAATCAAGTTTCAGACCTTGTTAAGTAAGGCTTGCACTCTGCCATGCTCTTGCgtgtttgttttttatttttaaattgacATTAGGATATGAAACATTTTATTCTTCAATATTAACATTGTTTCCTTTGGCAGACTTGTGGATTCTAAAGATATCGTGGAGCTGCAACTTAAGCAAGCGGACTATGAGCTGATGATAAGAAAAAAGGAAGCTTTGCAGCCTCCACCAGCTACTTTTGTAGCTCCAGCATCACAGCCATATCCCTATCCCGCACATGCTTCTCCgcaagcaccaccaccaccaccacctgctGTTGCTTCTGCTCCTACAAAAGCAGCTCCTGCCCTTCCACCTGGAAAATCAAGCTCATCATCTCTTCCACAGTTGAAATGTCCAATGGCGGGAACCTTTTATCGGAGCCCAGCACCTGGTGAACCACCATTTGTCAAGGCATGTATCACTAGTACTGTATAACCATGTGTATTTTATATAGTTAACTTCTTTTGAGGTGTCTATTTTCCAATCATTTTACTAGGTATTAATGACTAATTATTCCATGTTTGTTGATGAAAATAATTGATAGCCTCATTCTTTTGTTACTGTTTCAGGTGGGAGATAAAGTGCAGAAAGGGCAGGTTATTTGCATTATTGAGGCCATGAAactgatgaacgaaattgaagTATGTATCCATTTTATGCTGGTTTTGTATATCATTCTGCTTAACTTTCTCTTTTTACTGTTATTACTATTCCTATTACTatcttggttttttttcttctgttcaTTCTGGAGATATATCTCATACTATTTATATTACTATTCTGGGCTTTAATGGGACAACATGAGAAAAAATTGGAGTAGCATAAATGAGAATGTTAAGATGGATGTGTGGCCACACTAGAAAGGATAGGAATAAGATACACAATAATTGTAAAGAGGTGATATTGGGGTGTTTCGTATCGATGAGAAGCTAATGGAAAATCAGTTAAGGCATGTACAAAAAAGACCTTTGCAGGCACCTGTGAGAAGGGTTGATAACATAGTCTTTAGTTCCGTGAAGAGGGGCAGAGGAGGCCAAAAGAACATTGGAATATATTAAAAATGACCTCATTGACAAGACTTTTGTGGGATAAGACTTTTGTTTTCATTGTTGTCACAATTTAGATTATGGTCCCATATTGTAAAATACGTAAAGTGATAAATCCATATCAAAGTTTCTTAGTAAAGCAAACACAAACAAATCTATAAAAGCTGTATGCACAATGCACACTTTGTGTTTCCTACTTTCTCATTCTTTCATTGCTTCCCAGGCTGATAAATCAGGAACAATAGCTGAGGTACTGGCGGAGGATGGGAAACCAGTCAGTGTCGACTCGgtatgctctctctctctctctctctctctctctctctctctctctctctctctcaacttTGACTCATTTCTCAAACTAAAATACTTGTGCACCCTGCATGCAGCCTCTTTTTGCAATTGCACCATGAGTTCCAGAAGGTACCTTACTCCAAAGTTTGATGGAAACCTCTGTTGGCTCAAGACTGATAATATCACTAGATTTTCATTATTCAGATATTTCTTGTGCAATAATGTTTGTCCCATTTTAGGAAAATCCTTCTCCCTATTTATTCAAGAGACATTCTAAGACATAAAAGCCACGGCATATCAGAAGGAATGTTGGAATTTGTACTTCTAAACAGTTTTAATATTGTAGTCTCAAAAGATTTTTATACATTTGCTTTCTCAAGTGCCCATCATTCTCGTTGAGCACCCTGGCTGGTTTTACAAGAACTTGCTACAGCATGGTTTATTTGCAATAGAAGATTAATTACAATCAAAACAACGTTAAGAAGTTTATATGAAGTAACCCCACAAAAGCTTTCGCTATTAGATGAAAGTATAGCaatagttttatatttttaCGCCCAGATATGAATGAGGGATGATACAGATtgttcttggaatgaacattgaagagagatatagtacctagaggtggaGGATTGAGctaagagagagtgagaa
This is a stretch of genomic DNA from Lotus japonicus ecotype B-129 chromosome 1, LjGifu_v1.2. It encodes these proteins:
- the LOC130728586 gene encoding 40S ribosomal protein S19-1-like translates to MATAKTVKDVSPHEFVKAYSSHLKRSGKMELPEWTDIVKTAKFKELAPYDPDWYYVRAASMARKIYLRGGLGVGAFRRIYGGSKRNGSRPPHFCKSSGAIARHILQQLQNMNIVEVEPKGGRRITSSGRRDLDQVAGRTVVVAP
- the LOC130728587 gene encoding biotin carboxyl carrier protein of acetyl-CoA carboxylase, chloroplastic-like, giving the protein MASSFTVPCPKCLSFTGSGLNSRTPPPQNMQIRSGLGLKESGSFGSLSHDSAAPNGIQALNRKQYSVWKFQALPSEAATVGNSSNSAPVLVKEPKVASLEEKDNGKPSGPSTSTDASSISAFMNQVSDLVKLVDSKDIVELQLKQADYELMIRKKEALQPPPATFVAPASQPYPYPAHASPQAPPPPPPAVASAPTKAAPALPPGKSSSSSLPQLKCPMAGTFYRSPAPGEPPFVKVGDKVQKGQVICIIEAMKLMNEIEADKSGTIAEVLAEDGKPVSVDSPLFAIAP